Below is a window of Candidatus Hydrogenedens sp. DNA.
ATACTTTTAATTTTTTGTATGTCGTAAAAGACTTCCCGCACTCAATCCTCTTTGAAAAACGCCTTCTTTCACAACCCGTTTTCCATTAATAATAACCTCATCCACTCCAGATGGCGATTCTGTCGGTGACTTAAAACATGCTTTTGAATCTATCTTGTCCATATCAATTACAAGTACATCCGCAAAATATCCCTCTTTTAGCAATCCTCGTTGTTTTAAGTTAAAATGTTCTGCTGACAATGATGTGCATTTACGAACACCTGTTTCAAGGTCTACCAATTTCAATTCCTTACAATACCTACGCAAATATCGTGGATAGCAACCATAGAACAAGGGTGACGGCATACCAAAGCCCATCAATATTGCATCTGTAGAAATCATTACCTTCGGGTGTGCCATCGAAGGGAAAGTAGTCCGTTCAGTAAACAAATCATCCGGTTCCGCAATACTTTCAAACACAAGTACATGCCCGTCCTCTTCAAGCAACAAATCACAAGCCGCATCAAACGGATGGACACCTCTTTCACGGGCAATCTCAATCAGATTCATTCCCTCATACCGCTTATTCTTTTCCGACTGCACCGCCATAATATGTGCACATTCCCAACCCATAAGACGGAATAAGTTCAATGTCCACGAATCAGGGCCTGTATGAGGCCATTCCATTTTACCGTGTTCAATACTATGCAACATTTTTTTTCGTAAATCCCGGTCTTTCAGCCGATTTAATACCTGTGTCCTGTCTCCTTCTAACGCCCACGGTGGGAAAAAGGCTAAAAGATGTGTAAAACCTGTTGTGGTTGGCATAACATCTACACTTACATTCACCCCCTTATCTTGATTACTTACAATCCTTTCAATGGCTTGTTGTATAGGTTTCTCTAATGGAATAGGAATAGGTATCCACTGTGCCAAACTTGCCATCATTCGGATTAGAGAACGAACAAAGGGTCCAATAAAGCCCATATCGGGGACCCAGAACAAATGCGAAATCTGAGCTCGAATCTGATTTTCCCCTGCAACGGTAGCTACTTCATCAATGGCTTTATCTAATGTATTGCTATAACTACGCAAATGACTGGTAAAAATACCATCGTACTTCTTTAAGATTTTCCCCAATTCTACTAATTCCCTCGTATCGCTTTGACTACCAGGGTAATACTGCAATCCTGTAGACATCCCTATTCCCCCAGCATCCATAGATGATTCCAATGCTCGAGCCATCTTTTGTATTTCATCATCCGTTGCATAGCGATTTTCCATGCCAACTGCATGTAGTCTCAACAAACCATGAGGAATTAAAATTGCGGAATTCAACGGGATTCCTTTTTTATCTAAAAAATCAAAGTATTCTGCGGTGCTCCTCCATCGAAACTCTTTCTCAGGGTCAAAACTGGAAAAAACTTCAATGTATGTAAATATGGCTTCCTTTCCGGGTTCTAATATAGGAGAAAGTCCCATTCCACAATTTCCGCCTACAAAAGTAGTAATTCCCTGTTTAATCAAGGGCATAAGCAACTCTTCTGCATTCTCTTTATGCAAACTTATATCCGCATGCGAATGTGGATCTATAAAGCCAGGACATACCATCCTACCTTTGGCATCAATTTCCTCCTTTGCCTGTGCGTCTTTCAAATTCCCAATAGCGACAATCCTACCTTCCTCAATTGCAAGGTCTCCCGTATATGCCTTCGCTCCACTACCATCCACAATATTCCCATTCCTAATAAGAACATCAAACATACTTTCTTCCTTTCTCTCTTCACTGTTAAACAAAACGGGGAAAGTTACCTTTCCCCAAAAGATTCATTTCTATGCCTACACATGTTAAGTTTGCTGACCTGGCGCAAAACCATCTTCACCTAATGGGTCTTTATGATAACCACCAGAATTAAAGAACTGTATAACCCTTAACAACTCTCTCAATTCAATTTTCCAATCCTGTGGATTATAGTCAGAGGCGTGAGGAGTACAACTATGATTTGGTCCTGGTCCGACTTCATAGCCATCTTCTGTATCTGTTGGTGATAAAGCACAATAATAACCCCATGAATTAAATATCTGGATAACCCTTAATAATTCTGGTAACTCAATCTTCCAGTTTCCATTCGTATCAGCACTATGCTGTATTGTAATCACCTGACCTTCTGTGGCACCTTCAACACTCCCCTCTGGAGTCCCTTCTCCTTCCAATGTGCCTTCAATAACACCTTCTCCTTCTCCTTCCTCTCCACCTCCTTCACCTTCAGCAGATGCTTCAACTCCGACAACAACAGGATAGATAAGCACATTTTCACCCGCTGAAAAACTAACTAAAGCGACATACTCTTTGGGTTCCAAGTTTCCAGAACAGAATCTTACAACGACTTGCTGTCCCTCACCAGGTGTCAATTCGTAACTTGCCCCAGAGACAATTTGGAAAGCATCTCCTACCGAACTATCTACAGGATTTATAACCGCACTTCCAATTAATACCCCTGTACTAAACTCAGAGTTAGTAATGGTAAAAGAGCCCTCTTTACATTCACCCGATGGAACCGTGCCTAATCCCAAAATAAACGGCTCTATCACAGGAATAATCGATGGAACTTCACCTTCTCCCTCACCTTCAATTTGGATGGGAACAAACAACGCTGTAATCACTGTGTTTTGAGTAATGCTAAACGATATCGGGTTTGCAGTCCCTACAAATTGCCCATTTATCATCCACCCTTGCCATATATCTCTTGTATCATTATAAAACGCCGTCGCTGTGATATTTGTTCCCAGATAATAATATCCTGGATTTAACCCCTCACTACTTATCGGTGATACTTGAACTGAAACAGGGGCAGTATTCCCCTCCGTCATTACAGTTAATTGATATACTGGTAAAATTTCACCTTCATTTGTTTCGCTAAAGCACGGGGCACCACATCCACCTCCATTACTACGTGCTGTCGGGTCAACTGCATTAATTACAAATGTAAATATGCTATCCGTAGACCCATCAAATGTTGCATTATATTCAGCAAGGTTACAAACTCTATCTGTATCCGCGTCACCACTTGCTCCTAAATACTGGCTTGCAGAGCGGTCAATTTGTGATGCCGAGAATATCACTCCTGTTTGATTGCCAATATTAATTGCGAGGTTCACAGCAGAATCCTCTCCTAACGTGGTTAAACCTGCAAACATCGCTTTTAATTTACTCGCATTTACCTGTGATAGTAATGCCTCTGAAATTTTCCCTTCGGAAATCAACCCGTCAATTAATACAGTAAAGAAAGAATAATTATTTTGCCATGCAGTTAATACACAACACCGATTATTAGCACCTGGACTACCTAATATAACATCCAACAACTGTAATTGTCCTGTTTCTATAATCAAATTATCATCAAGGTCTACAGATAAAGGATTCATTCCCATATATGCACAAAATGCTTCCCACGCCTGTCGGGTATTACTCTGGATTGCAGTATTGCCACAGTTCGAAACAGCACAAGGTTTCGGACACCACTCAGGAAGTTCACCTTCGCCTTCTATTGAACCTTCCACAGAACCTTCTCCCTCAAAGCCACCTTCAGGGAAACCTTCTATACTTCCCTCAGGTTCAATACAAGGAGCATAACGGGACAAGTCACTTTCTTTATATTCAGAAGGAACACCCTTTCCTGCTGATATACCCGCTAAACCATCATAGGCTTCTATATTCAACCAGGTAATTGCAATCCGACCATCAAAAAACATTTCTATCTGAAAACTGGCTGTATCATTCGTAAAATTACCATCAACCCTGACCTCATGATACGTAACAACAAAACGGTCATCTAATTGCTTATACCAGATCTGTCCGCCGTCATTCGGTTTTAAATTATCAAATAAACCTGAAACACGCGGTATACTGAAATGATTCTCTGGTGATTCTTTATTTTGTGTATCCCCTTCCGTAAAGGTTAAATAACCATTACTACCAATAAACACACGGTCATAAGCCACTCCATAAAGAACAACCTGTTTCCCATCTGCCAAAGGCACCTCAACATAAGCATCATCACCTAAATTAACAGCGGTTGAAAGTATCGAATCTACTGGATAATCTGTTATTCCTGTGGTGGTACATGCAAAATAACCATTGGCATTATTCGCTGGGGTTAACAATAATCGCTTATTATCTAAATCATTGTCAACAACAAAATCTTCCGTAAACCAATCCGTCGCAGGTTGAGATGGCGGTTCAGATGTAAAATTAATTTCACATGGTCTAAATTCAAGGTCCATAGGTCCATTAAATGGAGACCACGGAATTGTCATAATGGGCAAATCCCATCTCGCACCAAAAATACTAATATATACAGTTGGATAAAACTTAATAGTTAAAATCAGATTACATATTTCATTGTAATTCATTACAGAACGGTAGCCTGTTTCTCCTGGTGTGACAGGCACAGTTTGCCCTTCTGTCCAGAACAAAAGCCCTTCTTCTAAACTTATCGTATCACATTCAAGCGAACCATCTGTCTTCGTCGAAATATCAATACCAGCACCTGCTGAGAAAGGTATCCACTTTAACCAATCTGGCAAAGTAACACCTACTAACTTTAAAATTAAATCAACAAGATTTACATCAAACAAATGAGTTTTAGGTGTCTCATCTTGTAATACAGACACTGTATCTAACAAAAAACTATTAAAATAATCATATTTTGAAGACCGTAACAATATATCAGGAATATAAGGAATGTCAACAATAAAAGGAGGAATTATCCCAATATCAAAAC
It encodes the following:
- a CDS encoding D-aminoacylase, which produces MFDVLIRNGNIVDGSGAKAYTGDLAIEEGRIVAIGNLKDAQAKEEIDAKGRMVCPGFIDPHSHADISLHKENAEELLMPLIKQGITTFVGGNCGMGLSPILEPGKEAIFTYIEVFSSFDPEKEFRWRSTAEYFDFLDKKGIPLNSAILIPHGLLRLHAVGMENRYATDDEIQKMARALESSMDAGGIGMSTGLQYYPGSQSDTRELVELGKILKKYDGIFTSHLRSYSNTLDKAIDEVATVAGENQIRAQISHLFWVPDMGFIGPFVRSLIRMMASLAQWIPIPIPLEKPIQQAIERIVSNQDKGVNVSVDVMPTTTGFTHLLAFFPPWALEGDRTQVLNRLKDRDLRKKMLHSIEHGKMEWPHTGPDSWTLNLFRLMGWECAHIMAVQSEKNKRYEGMNLIEIARERGVHPFDAACDLLLEEDGHVLVFESIAEPDDLFTERTTFPSMAHPKVMISTDAILMGFGMPSPLFYGCYPRYLRRYCKELKLVDLETGVRKCTSLSAEHFNLKQRGLLKEGYFADVLVIDMDKIDSKACFKSPTESPSGVDEVIINGKRVVKEGVFQRGLSAGSLLRHTKN